In Melanotaenia boesemani isolate fMelBoe1 chromosome 1, fMelBoe1.pri, whole genome shotgun sequence, the genomic window ataatattgctacaataatagccccatatttttctctgtgacaGTTTTAACAACCgaacttcttcttttttcattcaaGGACAAGAAGGCCATGTTGTCCTTCACTACAGGAGGAACTCAGTCCATGTTTCGTCCTGACGGGATCAACGGAGACATTAACGTGCTTCTGTGGCCTCTGCAGGTGAGAGAAACCGACCGttgaggccgttggagtccagtgtaCAGAGACAAACTGATGTGAATGAACAACTTTATGCTGTGTCAGGTCGtaatgaaggaggaggaggcagaatgTCATGGAAACGTCATGGAAACAGTCTGTGAATATTCAGAAACAACTCTGTTTGTTCTTCCAGAACGGGACTCTGCACTTCTGTGGATTTCAGGTTCTGGCTCCTCAGATCTTCTGGAGTCCGGATCACTGTCCCCCCGAAGCGCGCACGGCCATGTTGGACGGATGGCGAGTGCGGCTCAAAGGCCTGCTGGCAGAGAAGCCTTTGACCTTTGCTCCCTGCGAGCTCTTCGACCTCACATTTCAGGGGGGGTTCCTGCTCCTGCCCGAGGCGAGGGAGGAGCTGGAGTCGCGGCCCTTCGGCCTCACCACGGGACACCACCTCGGGAAACCGCTACCACCTGACAACCAGACCAAAGCTCCGTCCACTGACGGCGAGAAGTAGGACCTCCTCTTCACCACCAGGCTCTTTCTGTTATCGTGTCtgagattttaaatgttttctgtaaagctgaaataaaacagtttaaaatcc contains:
- the LOC121645470 gene encoding NAD(P)H dehydrogenase [quinone] 1-like isoform X1; translation: MAQKTALIVFAHQSSGSFNAAARDVAVQQLTEQGFSVSVSDLYAMDFRASATRDDIIGDLKNPSLFQYGDETMLAWKEGRLSDDITAEQRKVLEAELIIFQFPLYWFSVPAILKGWMDRVLTQGFAFSLQKMYKNGIFQDKKAMLSFTTGGTQSMFRPDGINGDINVLLWPLQNGTLHFCGFQVLAPQIFWSPDHCPPEARTAMLDGWRVRLKGLLAEKPLTFAPCELFDLTFQGGFLLLPEAREELESRPFGLTTGHHLGKPLPPDNQTKAPSTDGEK
- the LOC121645470 gene encoding NAD(P)H dehydrogenase [quinone] 1-like isoform X2, whose product is MAQKTALIVFAHQSSGSFNAAARDVAVQQLTEQGFSVSVSDLYAMDFRASATRDDIIGDLKNPSLFQYGDETMLAWKEGRLSDDITAEQRKVLEAELIIFQDKKAMLSFTTGGTQSMFRPDGINGDINVLLWPLQNGTLHFCGFQVLAPQIFWSPDHCPPEARTAMLDGWRVRLKGLLAEKPLTFAPCELFDLTFQGGFLLLPEAREELESRPFGLTTGHHLGKPLPPDNQTKAPSTDGEK